A window of the Candidatus Palauibacter soopunensis genome harbors these coding sequences:
- a CDS encoding cobalamin-binding protein encodes MTAAAPRIVSLLASGTEIVDALGLGECLVGISHECDHPPHLLDRPRVSRPRFDPEGLSSGEIDAAVRQAMVEHGSVYEIDGAVLEGLDPDIILTQAVCEVCAVPTGGVREVLGARGIGAEVVSLDAHTIEDILASLTQVARAAGHPGVARDAGGSLRSRLDAVRAAVGDADPPRVLGIEWFDPPFAPGHWVPEMIELAGGRNLAGESGRPSREVSWWEIGDLDPDALLLMPCGYGLEAARRDADAHAERLGKVAPRAVAEGRAWAVDASSYFNRSGPRFVTGVEILAGLLHPDRLPAPDPEVAAVWSPPA; translated from the coding sequence GTGACGGCCGCCGCTCCGCGCATCGTCTCGCTCCTCGCATCGGGGACCGAGATCGTCGACGCGCTCGGTCTCGGCGAATGCCTCGTCGGCATCTCGCACGAGTGCGATCATCCGCCGCACCTGCTCGACCGGCCCCGCGTCAGCCGCCCCCGCTTCGACCCGGAGGGCCTCTCGAGCGGAGAGATCGACGCCGCGGTGCGGCAGGCCATGGTCGAACACGGCAGCGTGTACGAGATCGACGGGGCCGTCCTCGAAGGGCTCGACCCGGACATCATCCTCACCCAAGCCGTATGCGAGGTGTGCGCGGTGCCGACCGGCGGGGTGCGGGAGGTGCTCGGGGCGCGCGGGATCGGTGCCGAGGTCGTGTCGCTCGACGCTCATACGATCGAGGACATTCTCGCCTCGCTGACGCAGGTGGCGCGCGCTGCCGGTCATCCGGGCGTCGCCCGGGACGCGGGGGGATCGCTTCGGAGCCGACTCGACGCGGTGCGCGCTGCCGTGGGAGACGCCGACCCGCCGCGGGTGCTCGGGATCGAATGGTTCGACCCGCCGTTCGCGCCGGGCCACTGGGTGCCGGAGATGATCGAACTCGCCGGCGGCCGGAACCTGGCGGGCGAATCGGGGCGGCCTTCCCGTGAGGTGTCGTGGTGGGAGATCGGAGACCTCGATCCCGACGCGCTCCTCCTCATGCCCTGCGGCTACGGTCTCGAAGCGGCCCGGCGAGATGCCGACGCGCACGCCGAACGTCTCGGAAAGGTGGCTCCGCGCGCGGTCGCCGAGGGACGCGCCTGGGCCGTCGACGCCTCCTCCTACTTCAACCGCTCGGGCCCCCGCTTCGTCACCGGCGTCGAGATCCTCGCCGGACTTCTCCATCCCGACCGCCTCCCCGCCCCGGATCCGGAGGTCGCCGCCGTGTGGAGCCCTCCCGCCTGA
- the serA gene encoding phosphoglycerate dehydrogenase, whose translation MSDSNEGDLRVIIADPLLPDGIETLRAAPGLVVEDHTESDRETLRGALEGASALIVRSRTKVTPDLIESADRLRVVGRAGVGVDNIDIPAATRRGIAVLNAPAANTQSTAELAFALLLAAARRITEADASIRAGEWKRKELRGIQLSGKTLGVIGLGRIGAEVVWRARAFGMRVVAHDPFVSADRASDLGVELASLEELLPTCHAITLHVPLSDENRGFIGSKELKAMRPGSILVNAARGGLVDEPALAEALASGHLGAAGLDVFETEPLPEDSPLRDAPQLVFSPHLGASTYEAQRQVSRQIAVAVRDALVKGDYSAALNAPFEAEDRDGAGPIMGLGYRLGRLLAGLQDTPPGRIDVRYGGPQDGVLGPLAASVAVGFLERRVDPPLNVVNALSIAAERGLEIVRVRTQAVGDYTNYVELSAASGRAGGMVVGGALMGARMEPRIVRVGTFRVDTQPLGTCLFIRNRDRPGVIGAVGTVLGEANANIAEYHLARRRGGGRSLGVVRIDGEVPPEVLRGLSELDGIDEVRQIHFD comes from the coding sequence GTGAGCGATTCGAACGAGGGCGACCTTCGCGTCATCATTGCGGATCCCCTCCTCCCGGATGGGATCGAGACGTTGCGGGCCGCCCCCGGGCTCGTGGTCGAGGATCACACGGAATCGGATCGCGAGACGCTCCGCGGCGCGCTCGAAGGCGCATCGGCACTCATCGTGAGGTCCCGCACGAAGGTGACCCCCGACCTCATCGAGTCCGCCGACCGGCTGAGGGTCGTGGGACGGGCGGGCGTGGGCGTGGACAACATCGACATCCCCGCCGCCACCCGGCGCGGAATCGCCGTGCTCAACGCGCCGGCCGCGAACACGCAGTCCACCGCCGAACTCGCCTTCGCCCTGCTCCTCGCCGCAGCCCGCCGGATCACGGAGGCGGACGCGAGCATCCGCGCCGGGGAATGGAAGCGCAAGGAGCTGCGCGGGATCCAGTTGAGCGGGAAGACGCTCGGTGTGATCGGACTCGGGCGGATCGGAGCGGAGGTCGTGTGGCGGGCGCGCGCGTTCGGGATGCGCGTCGTCGCCCACGATCCCTTCGTGAGCGCCGACCGTGCGAGCGACCTGGGGGTGGAACTCGCAAGCCTCGAGGAACTCCTTCCGACATGCCACGCGATTACGCTGCACGTCCCCCTCTCCGATGAGAACCGCGGGTTCATCGGCAGCAAGGAGCTCAAGGCCATGCGCCCGGGCTCGATTCTGGTGAACGCGGCGCGGGGCGGGCTCGTGGATGAGCCGGCGCTGGCCGAGGCGCTCGCCAGCGGTCATCTCGGAGCCGCCGGTCTCGATGTGTTCGAGACGGAACCGCTCCCCGAGGACAGCCCGCTGCGGGATGCCCCCCAACTCGTGTTCAGCCCGCACCTGGGCGCGTCCACGTACGAAGCCCAGCGTCAGGTCTCCCGTCAGATCGCCGTCGCCGTGCGGGACGCGCTGGTCAAGGGCGACTACAGCGCCGCGCTGAACGCCCCGTTCGAAGCCGAAGACCGCGACGGGGCGGGACCCATCATGGGTCTCGGGTACCGTCTGGGACGTCTCCTCGCCGGGTTGCAGGACACGCCCCCGGGCCGGATCGACGTGCGCTATGGAGGCCCCCAGGACGGTGTGCTCGGACCCCTCGCGGCCAGCGTCGCCGTCGGTTTCCTCGAACGCCGCGTCGATCCCCCGCTCAACGTCGTGAATGCCCTTTCGATCGCGGCGGAGCGGGGCCTGGAGATCGTGCGCGTACGCACGCAGGCCGTGGGCGACTACACGAACTACGTCGAACTCTCCGCGGCTTCGGGGAGAGCCGGGGGAATGGTCGTGGGCGGCGCGTTGATGGGCGCGCGCATGGAGCCGCGGATCGTGCGCGTGGGGACGTTTCGCGTCGACACGCAGCCGCTCGGCACCTGCCTCTTCATCCGCAATCGCGACCGGCCGGGCGTGATCGGCGCGGTGGGCACCGTACTCGGCGAGGCGAACGCAAACATCGCAGAGTACCACCTGGCGCGGCGCCGCGGCGGGGGCCGCTCCCTCGGCGTGGTGCGGATCGACGGCGAAGTCCCGCCCGAAGTGCTGCGCGGCCTGAGCGAACTCGACGGCATCGACGAAGTCCGCCAGATCCACTTCGACTGA
- a CDS encoding alanine--glyoxylate aminotransferase family protein, which produces MNPPISFGRFFLPGPTEVPPDLFDAMRRPVVGHRSAEVSGLIEAMQPSASRLFRTSRPVYLSTSSATGMMEAAITNLTRRRVLCLTNGSFSKRFHAIAEATGRPADALKAEWGEPNLPERLRDALAAAPGRYDLVTVVHSESSTGVLNPLEELAAVVHEFDDVLIAVDTVSSLAGAPVKTDEWGLDFVLTGSQKAVALPPGLALAVASERALTRAKEVEHRGFYFDILKFEKNLERWQTPNTPAVSLFFALERQLDRMMAEGLEARWARHDAMARRTYEWVDHTAARTGRPWRVLAPEGYRSPCVTVIMLPDGLTGPEVVSRALAHGYTVAAGYGPLKQPSFRIGHMGEHTLDELEALLAILDEVL; this is translated from the coding sequence ATGAACCCGCCAATCTCGTTCGGCCGCTTCTTTCTGCCCGGCCCGACCGAAGTTCCCCCGGATCTGTTCGACGCCATGCGGCGACCCGTCGTCGGACACCGGAGCGCCGAGGTCTCGGGCTTGATCGAAGCGATGCAGCCGTCCGCGTCGCGACTCTTCCGGACGTCGCGGCCGGTGTATCTGTCGACCTCGTCTGCCACCGGCATGATGGAAGCGGCGATCACGAACCTCACGCGCCGCCGCGTCCTCTGCCTCACGAACGGGTCGTTCAGCAAGCGGTTCCACGCGATCGCCGAAGCGACGGGGCGCCCCGCGGACGCGCTCAAGGCGGAGTGGGGCGAGCCGAACCTCCCGGAGCGGCTGCGCGACGCGCTCGCCGCGGCGCCCGGCCGGTACGACCTCGTCACGGTCGTCCACTCCGAGAGCTCGACCGGCGTCCTCAATCCGCTGGAGGAACTCGCCGCCGTCGTCCACGAGTTCGACGACGTGCTGATCGCCGTCGATACCGTCTCGTCCCTGGCCGGGGCGCCGGTGAAGACCGACGAATGGGGACTGGACTTCGTCCTCACAGGTTCGCAGAAGGCGGTGGCGCTGCCGCCGGGCCTCGCGCTGGCCGTCGCGTCCGAACGGGCGCTCACCCGCGCGAAGGAGGTCGAACACCGGGGCTTCTACTTCGACATCCTCAAGTTCGAGAAGAATCTCGAGCGCTGGCAGACGCCGAATACGCCGGCGGTCTCGCTCTTCTTCGCGCTCGAGCGGCAGCTGGACCGGATGATGGCGGAAGGGCTGGAGGCGCGCTGGGCGCGGCACGATGCGATGGCCCGCCGGACGTACGAATGGGTGGACCATACGGCTGCACGAACGGGCCGGCCGTGGCGGGTGCTCGCGCCGGAAGGCTACCGCTCGCCCTGCGTAACGGTCATCATGCTTCCGGATGGTCTGACGGGTCCGGAAGTCGTCTCCCGCGCGCTGGCGCACGGATACACGGTGGCGGCGGGCTACGGACCCTTGAAACAGCCGTCGTTCCGGATCGGACACATGGGCGAGCACACTCTCGACGAGCTGGAGGCGCTTCTGGCCATCCTCGACGAAGTCCTGTGA
- a CDS encoding integrase arm-type DNA-binding domain-containing protein, whose product MDNVTATPTKPRGKPKGRHPHKRLSAPFVRSAPPGRHCDGNGLYLYVQKTGTRSWIQRLVVRGRKRELGLGSVELVSLAEAREQALANRKLARAGGDPLAEKRRLVGIPTFAEAAERVLEQKRAGWRSKAYAREWFRNLEIHAFPRIGGVAVSEVASADVLEILTPIWHAKAPTARFVHMRIRAVLEWAIAMEWRTDNPCDRILHLLGPQHDVVTHHKALPHGEVAAAIEKVRAGDPGKVDTLAFEFMVLTAARGAEVRGAVWSEMDRDSGVWTIPASRMKTGREQRVPLCGRALEILEAARKLEGGKNPVVFVNERGRTLDGKRLNRLLRKHGIAAVPHGFRSSFRDWAAEKTDHPREVVEAALAHVVKSKVEAAYRRTDLFERRRKLMDDWASYLTDGSGDR is encoded by the coding sequence ATGGATAATGTGACCGCCACTCCCACCAAACCACGTGGCAAGCCCAAGGGCCGCCATCCCCACAAGCGGCTCTCGGCCCCCTTCGTGCGCTCCGCTCCGCCCGGAAGACACTGCGACGGCAACGGACTCTACCTCTACGTCCAGAAGACCGGAACCCGTAGCTGGATACAACGTCTCGTCGTCCGCGGGCGCAAGCGCGAACTCGGACTCGGGAGCGTCGAACTCGTCTCCCTCGCCGAGGCCCGCGAGCAGGCGCTCGCCAACCGCAAGCTCGCCCGCGCGGGCGGCGATCCGTTGGCAGAGAAGCGGCGGCTGGTCGGCATCCCCACCTTCGCCGAGGCCGCCGAGCGGGTGTTGGAGCAGAAGCGGGCCGGGTGGCGGAGCAAGGCGTACGCGAGGGAGTGGTTCCGTAACTTGGAGATTCACGCCTTCCCCCGCATCGGCGGCGTGGCCGTCTCGGAGGTCGCAAGCGCCGACGTGCTGGAGATCCTCACCCCGATCTGGCACGCCAAGGCTCCCACGGCGCGGTTCGTCCACATGCGCATCCGGGCGGTACTGGAATGGGCCATCGCCATGGAGTGGCGGACGGACAACCCCTGCGACCGGATTCTGCACCTTCTGGGCCCGCAGCACGATGTCGTCACCCACCACAAGGCCCTGCCTCACGGCGAGGTCGCTGCGGCCATCGAGAAGGTGCGGGCGGGCGATCCGGGCAAGGTGGATACGTTGGCGTTCGAGTTCATGGTGCTGACGGCGGCGCGGGGCGCCGAGGTCCGCGGCGCGGTGTGGAGCGAGATGGACCGGGACTCGGGCGTGTGGACGATCCCGGCGAGCCGGATGAAGACCGGGCGGGAGCAGCGGGTGCCGCTGTGCGGCCGGGCGCTGGAGATTCTGGAGGCGGCCCGAAAGCTGGAGGGCGGGAAGAATCCGGTCGTGTTCGTGAACGAGCGCGGGAGGACGCTGGACGGGAAGCGGCTGAACCGGCTCTTGAGGAAGCACGGGATCGCGGCGGTGCCGCACGGGTTCCGGTCGTCGTTCCGGGACTGGGCGGCGGAGAAGACCGACCATCCCCGGGAGGTCGTCGAGGCGGCACTGGCCCACGTGGTCAAGAGCAAGGTCGAGGCAGCGTACCGGCGCACCGACCTGTTCGAGCGCCGACGCAAGCTCATGGACGATTGGGCGAGCTACTTGACAGATGGGAGCGGAGACCGCTAG